The Rosa rugosa chromosome 3, drRosRugo1.1, whole genome shotgun sequence sequence TGTAGTAATTCTATAAATAACTATTATTTTACTTGAGCATGAAAATTCATCTCTTTCTTTATGCAGGAATGTTGGGGCAACCTAAATGGGGCCATTTGAAAGTAATGTGGTTCTGTTCAAAACTTCATTCTCTCGTTTGTATTTTTCCAGCTAGAACAACTGAGTAGCAACTTTAGATTCCAATTGTCTTAACGATAGCGTTTCTTTTACTTGTATATAAGTTGTTCTTTTAAATGTTATGTAATCTGTGCCTAGTTTGAAATGCAAATTATGTATCTGAATTGTTTATTATCTGTTTTGGCAGAGAGAGAGGCATTCAATGCTAGAAGGTGATGGAACAAATGGAAAGCTTCCTTTGAAACCTATTATATACTTCCAAGAGTaccaagtcctctctctctctctatctctctctctctctcttccttccatTGTCAAACTTCATATCACTAAACAAGTTTGCATCTTGCAGGGCAAATGGTTGAGTTCTTGTCTTGATACTTTAAAGATCAACATGGAATTCCTTCAGTGTTGTATATTTCCTCGCTGTACTTTCAGCATGCCAGATGTTGTCTATTGTGCCATGTTTGTGCACACTCTTCATTCCCTTGGGACACCATTTTTTAACACAGTCAACCACATGGATGTTCTTATATGTAGAACCTTACAGTCTATGATATGTTGCTGCACTGAATCTGAAGTTGGTAGATTGGGGAAGTTTCTCTGTGAGACCTTGAAAATTGCTTACTATTGGAAGGTGATAAtttatttcttttcattcttgCGCATTAATCTTACGAGTTATGTGTCATATAAAAGGGTCTTTTGATAGCATTTGAAACTCTCGTATATTCTTTTCCCATTTTTGATTGGATTTATGGTATCATGCTTCTTTAACAGAGTGAATAATCTATTTATGAGTGCGAGTGTGGAAACATGCCAGGATTTGCTATCTACTATATGTTTCCAGATAGCCAGCGGGTCCGATATGGCCAGTTAATTTGTCAAGGTGAGTTCATGGGCATCTCTTTATTTAATGTTAACTTGCACTAAGCTTGCAGTACCAATCtcataaataaataactaatCAAGGTCAGTACATTTGGCCAGTTCATGTACTATGAAACCAATGAGGCTGTGAATGCACAACTTACCAGAAATGTTGTGCAACTAAGTTGGAGTTTTGCCGCAACTCAAATTTTCTCGATCTTTGCATGCTTTAGACTTAAATTATTACAATATGAGAAATGTTATTTGCACACACTCAACTCATTGTATTAACTTATCACTTTATGTGGCAGTAGATTTGAGTAATGTTCATATGCTTTTTCCCAATTAGTCAATGCTCTACTTCATTTCTCATGTTTATTTATTATATTAGGCTTAAATTTTTAGTATACATCACGTGACCTAGTATTTTTCATCTTACTGCAGATACAAGGATGCTAGTAAGACTTCATTCAAGTCCTCAACTCGGTTAGTATATGATGCAAGACTACCCAAAAACTTGGGAAGATCAGAGATGCTCAAGCTTCAAtcaaattttgtacaagtactTTCACTTTTTGTTAGACTAGTCTGTAGCACTTAAATGCAGATATGAAACTATCTAAACAATGGATATGTTAATTCCTGTGTTGGGATGAAATAGTTTTTGGAATTAATGAATGCGTTTCTGGAATCAGTGGATGTGTTGTTTTTATTGTGCAGAATGTATGTTTTTATCTTCTATAGCTGACAATTCAATACCAACAGCAAACCATTGTCTAATAAATGAACAtaacaaaaagagaaacaaaaaactgttgtgtgaaccATCCATCGACAATAGTTTTCAAACCTAATCAATTGTCCAACTAGATATAAcacaacaaaaaattaaaataatttgtTGTCTGAAGTTAAGGAAAACCACAGAGAATAGGAAAGCTATTATTGTATGACTtgatttcagacaacagtttattaGAAGATGTTATATTATGAAACAATGATATACAATGGCTACACGCTTATTCTATCGTCTTGTTTGAATTCAATCAATAGTAAACAGCTAGTCAGATGATGTACAaccttcattcagacaacagtttatttACAAGCCAATGTTTTCTGATTGTTCTTCACAAGTTTCTCTCTTCTagcatctgttgtctgaaattgaTTTGCACAAGAGTTAAGATACTCATCGCTGTTGTTCtttctggtgttcagacaaTAGTCATGTAAGTCGTTGCTGTTGTGCAAAATTTCCTCAGACGACAGTTACCTCCTATTGTCTGATTCACccatcagacggcattgagatagacaacagcaatgtgccttatcagacgacagtgaaaaactgtcgtctgattcattttttggtgtagtgtttaAATGGGACTTTCTCGTTGTATGTTTACATTGAACAGGGCGTGGTTTGCACAAAGCCTCCAAGGGATGGATCTTGGCATTGAAAGACCCAACCTTCACTCATGTCCACTTTCTCTTCACTAATCCTCTCCCACTCAAACGACTGAACCAAGGTTCCTAGTGCCAATGCAATAAACCATTTGAAAGGGCGGTGCTTCTCCACGACGCGGCGGGAATGGAGTGAGGTTGATGGCGATCCGGCGAAGGTGGCTGTCGGCGGTGGTGGGATTGGGCCAAGGTTGGCTAGCAGCCTGTGATCTACTTGCGGCCGGGAGTGctgcttgggcttgggccgtCCTCTTGGCCCCGGCCTGGGCTAGTAactttatttatgtttttagtttcCCTTATTATTTTTGGTTAGTGTTGTCTTGCCGTTAGCGTGTAATAAGTCTCTGCAGGCAGGGCCGTCTCAAACTTTTCGAAGGCCCTGTGAGAAAACTTAAAATGTGGCCCTCCAAGCTTTAGTCTTACATGAAATTTATACTTGAACAAACTCACAATATAAAATCAAATAGCCAACATTAGATGAGCCTACAATAGAGGCTAAATAGTCAATACAAGTGTAAAGTTTGCGGCaaaaaatattacaaaaagaTGCTTGATCTAAAACCCTCAAAATAATACGTTCTTCCAGCAGTGTTGATTGATATTCATTTGAAAATTTATCTCCTTGCCTTCTTAGCTGTATTGGCCCCCTTTTAAACAACTTGCAGCAAAAACAAAAGACCTTATCAAGTTCCTTTGAGTACACCAACCACTCTCTGTCATATTTCTCTCCATTTCCTAAAAACTGAGTGTAAAACTTTGAACTGAAATGTCTATTGAACTTGTCTTGAGGGCCATTCTCTATTGAAAGATCTCTAAGAGGACCCTTTTCTACCAGCAAATCTGTCAACTTTTTATCCAAGTTATCCCAAGTTCTTGGATAAAAAATGTTCACGGGAGTCACATCCGCATCGTTCACATTATCATCATGTCCCTCGTCATTCTCATTTTCACCATGATCCAAATCATCTACAATTTCATTGCCATCAGTGTGCCCTTCCACATTATTTTCCCTATTAGTGTGCTCTTCCACATTATCTTCCCTCTCAGTGTGCTCTTATGCCTCTTCACTAACTAAATCTTCACCCAAACCTTATGGTTCTCTAGTAATGAACCTATCAAGACTTCCCCTTGCAAAAATATTCCCAGAAAATTGAAGCAAATCAATGTAAATAAGAGAACCTgattccttgaagatcaaagaCTCAAATGACTGAGATGAGACTATGAGTTTGCTCACAGCTCCTCctccaattttctcaatttccaGAATCCCAGAAAATTGCTAGATAGCCACGACCTTTACAATTtgaaaaccaaatcaaaccatTAGGAATACTAAAGCAAACATtaatttatttgtaaataacaAATCAAAGAATCATACCTGAGAGTGAGCGGCTGAGTAGTGAGGTACTGAGGTCGATGAGAATCGGATGGAATTGACTCAATTGAGGAGGGGAGAGAGACAgaacgcaaaaaaaaaaaacaaaaaggagagGATAAGTTTTGGCCGGATGgggttttaatttttaatatttatttatttaaaacaaagccataaaaaaaataattgggCCCTCTCAAGTCTCAATCAAGGCATGTGAACgcagaaagaagagaagagtaTATGTTGGTTCTGGGGCCCtagtttttaatatttatttatgtaaacataaaacattaaaaaaaaaaattggggttAGTTGTACACGTTCAGAGCCGGCTCTGCCTGCAGGTATCTTATAGGGTTAGTTGGGCTAAATGTCTGTGTATGCACTCTAAGTGTCTtatctggcctagcgaggcgacgATCCATTGTTAAATGGTTGCAACCTCCTATTGCAGGATgcaactaagtgtcgtcggatttacttTCAAACAACAATATAGTAGGGAAAGCTGTgcttatggtaattatgctacgtcgTAATCGgattacatatcgagttatctttccgttatgtcaaaACAAATAGAGTAGCTAAtggtgcactctttgctagttggtgcctagttgaGTACATTTAGTTGGTAGAGAATTCCGTTATTATTTCAGAACGTTCTCACATACAAATcaagggtttaggctcaatgtccccccccctgtatttgacagtttcattaataaaGGCTTGAGGTAGCCGCACCAGCCTTTTATttcgagagaaaaaaaaaatactaaaccATAATATACATATCTCTTAGAcaagaaaaattattttatgaTAAAAGTATTATTCAGATACAAGTTACAACACATGTATGAATGATTTTGAGTTTATTCAATTTTCATGTCCTAATTTCCACATTAAAACCTCTGCATCAAAAGGCGTGGTTTGCACAAGGCTTCCAATGGCCTGATCTTGGGCATGGTAAGGCCTAAACCTTCACTCATGTCCACCTTCTCTTCACTAATCCTCTCCCATTCAAATGACTGAATCAAGCTTCCTAGCACAAGTCCAATAACCCAGTTGGCTAGCTAGACCAGCCATCTGGACAACCTCGCCTTCCACCACCAAATGGAATTAGGCAATTAGCATATATCCTTGAGGACATTCACCACTCCATCCTTCAAATTTTTCCGGGACTCACTCCACGACTCAAGGTCCCTATGAATAGCCCATGCGTTGATCACCATCAACACACCACAAGGCACATCAAAGCCTCCTACTACGTACGCACATCAAGAACCCCTAGCTAAAAGCATAACATGAGGGTACAAGTGCAGTGTCTCATTGATCACAATTTGTAAGTAATTCAGATTTGGCAAGTCTTGCTCATCCAACAGACGCCTTTGTCCGACCTTGAAGTCAATCTCAGCTCTGACTTGATCCAACTGATCTGGATGGTTCCGCAATAGTGACATTGCCCATTCTAATGTCGTTGAATCAGTCTCGGTCCCGGCCACCAACAACTCCTACAATATATAGTATACAAATTAGGaggtgtttaaggaaaactgaaattt is a genomic window containing:
- the LOC133737989 gene encoding uncharacterized protein LOC133737989, encoding MEYEIGAPGKAYTDWAVQMVVGTLVSPGSCLLRYIGGAVPYRPVEGLAFSVAKFIQKGGSFINYYMVSTMEEQILGKLLAGGLFIAASYDYDAPMDEYGMLGQPKWGHLKRERHSMLEGDGTNGKLPLKPIIYFQEYQGKWLSSCLDTLKINMEFLQCCIFPRCTFSMPDVVYCAMFVHTLHSLGTPFFNTVNHMDVLICRTLQSMICCCTESEVGRLGKFLCETLKIAYYWKSE